One segment of Candidatus Blochmannia ocreatus DNA contains the following:
- the dut gene encoding dUTP diphosphatase encodes MMKIINIKIIDNRVYSYFCCPKYATAGSAGLDLPACLDDDLVIIPGKVYLISTGIAVHIADSSIAGIVLPRSGLGHKHGIVLGNLVGLIDSDYQGELMVSLWNRSAKEYIITPGKRIAQLVFISIFQVKFSIVESFLLPSVRGTRGFGHSI; translated from the coding sequence ATAATGAAAATAATTAATATTAAAATTATTGATAATCGTGTCTACAGTTATTTTTGTTGCCCCAAATATGCAACAGCAGGTTCTGCTGGGTTAGATTTACCTGCATGTTTAGATGATGATCTTGTTATTATTCCTGGGAAGGTATATTTAATTTCTACTGGTATTGCTGTGCATATTGCTGATTCTAGTATAGCTGGTATTGTTTTGCCTCGTTCTGGTTTGGGTCATAAACATGGTATTGTATTAGGAAATTTAGTAGGTTTAATTGATTCTGATTATCAAGGAGAATTAATGGTGTCTTTATGGAATCGTAGTGCGAAGGAATATATTATTACTCCTGGTAAGCGGATCGCGCAATTAGTCTTTATATCAATATTTCAGGTGAAATTTTCTATTGTTGAGTCGTTTTTATTACCTAGTGTGCGTGGAACCCGAGGTTTTGGTCATTCAATATAG
- the coaBC gene encoding bifunctional phosphopantothenoylcysteine decarboxylase/phosphopantothenate--cysteine ligase CoaBC yields MAGLIDKHIILGISGGIAAYKTIDLVRYLKEQGSDVKVIMTKSAKKFVAPLSLQTISRHPVLDNFLSTQTESSMPHIALGKWADLVLIAPATANLLARLAVGLANDLLCSLCLATTAPIAVAPAMNQQMYKAIATQTNLNTLRDRGVLIWGPDYGHQACDDIGYGRMIDPKVLVEYINHYFSHDDSLNHLNIMITAGPTHEALDPIRFFTNYSSGKMGFAIAQAAADKGAKVTLITGPVHLSTPIRVRRIDVISALDMKSAVMQEIKNQHIFIGCAAVSDYRIYHSSLEKIKKDKDILKLVMVKNPDIVSEVGSLIEKRPYVVGFAAESKNIQQHAKDKRISKHLDLICANDISYLNQGFNSDNNSLYLFWNKGSVILPLRKKRVLAQQLIREIINLYNENN; encoded by the coding sequence ATGGCGGGCTTAATTGATAAACATATCATATTAGGAATCAGCGGTGGTATAGCGGCATATAAAACGATAGATTTAGTTCGATATTTAAAAGAACAAGGTTCAGATGTTAAAGTAATTATGACTAAATCTGCAAAGAAGTTTGTAGCTCCGTTAAGTTTACAAACGATATCGCGTCATCCAGTGTTGGATAATTTTCTTAGTACTCAAACGGAAAGCAGTATGCCTCATATTGCATTAGGCAAATGGGCTGATTTAGTGTTAATAGCTCCAGCTACAGCTAATTTATTAGCTAGGTTAGCTGTTGGTTTGGCTAATGATTTATTATGTAGTTTATGTTTAGCTACAACAGCTCCTATTGCTGTTGCTCCTGCTATGAATCAACAGATGTATAAAGCTATTGCTACTCAAACAAATTTAAATACTTTAAGAGATAGAGGAGTATTGATTTGGGGGCCAGATTACGGGCATCAAGCATGTGATGATATTGGTTATGGGCGTATGATAGATCCTAAGGTACTTGTTGAGTATATAAATCATTATTTTTCTCACGATGATTCTTTAAATCATCTCAATATTATGATTACTGCTGGGCCTACGCATGAGGCTTTAGATCCAATTCGTTTTTTTACTAATTATAGTTCAGGGAAAATGGGTTTTGCTATTGCGCAAGCTGCTGCGGATAAGGGGGCTAAAGTCACTTTAATTACGGGTCCAGTTCATTTATCTACGCCTATCCGAGTTCGGCGTATTGATGTTATTTCTGCTTTAGATATGAAATCAGCAGTTATGCAAGAGATTAAAAATCAACATATTTTCATTGGTTGCGCGGCGGTATCAGATTATCGTATTTATCATTCTTCTTTGGAAAAAATTAAAAAAGATAAAGATATTTTAAAGTTAGTAATGGTTAAAAATCCTGATATTGTATCAGAGGTAGGTTCGTTAATTGAAAAGCGTCCTTATGTTGTTGGATTCGCTGCAGAAAGCAAAAATATACAACAGCATGCAAAAGATAAGCGTATTAGTAAGCATTTAGATTTAATTTGTGCTAACGATATTTCTTATTTAAATCAAGGTTTTAATAGTGATAATAATTCTTTATATTTATTTTGGAACAAAGGAAGTGTTATCTTACCTTTAAGAAAAAAAAGAGTATTAGCACAACAATTAATTAGAGAAATAATTAATCTTTATAATGAAAATAATTAA